Proteins encoded within one genomic window of Macaca fascicularis isolate 582-1 chromosome 16, T2T-MFA8v1.1:
- the DHX58 gene encoding ATP-dependent RNA helicase DHX58 isoform X1, whose translation MELRPYQWEVIMPALEGKNIIIWLPTGAGKTRAAAYVAKRHLETVDGAKVVVLVNRVHLVTQHGEEFRRMLDGRWTVTTLSGDMGPRAGFGHLARCHDLLICTAELLQMALTSPEEEEHVELTAFSLIVVDECHHTHKDTVYNVIMSRYLELKLQRARPLPQVLGLTASPGTGGASKLDGAIDHVLQLCANLDTWCIMSPQNYRPRLQEHSQQPCKQYNLCHRRSQDPFGDLLKKLMDQVHDHLEMPELSRNFGTQMYEQQVVKLSEAAALAGLQEQRVYALHLRRYNDALLIHDTVRAVDALAALQDFYHREHVTKTQILCAERRLLALFDGHKNVLAHLATHGPENPKLEMLEKILQRQFRSSDSPRGIIFTRTRQSAHSLLLWLQQQPGLQTVDIRAQLLIGAGNSSQSTHMTQRDQQEVIRKFRDGTLNLLVATSVAEEGLDIPQCNVVVRYGLLTNEISMVQARGRARADQSVYSFVATEGSRELKRELINEALEMLMEQAVAAVQKMDQAEYQAKIQDLQQAALTKRAAQAAQRESQRRQFPVEHVQLLCINCMVAVGHGSDLRKVEGTHHVNVNPNFSIYYNVSRDPVVINKVFKDWKPGGVISCRNCGEIWGLQMIYKSVKLPALKVRSMLLETPQGRIQAKKWSRVPFSVPDFDFLQHCAQNLSDLSLD comes from the exons ATGGAGCTGCGGCCCTACCAGTGGGAGGTGATCATGCCTGCCCTGGAGGGCAAAAATATCATCATCTGGCTGCCCACGGGGGCTGGGAAGACCCGGGCGGCTGCTTATGTGGCCAAGCGGCACCTAGAGACTGTGGATGGCGCCAAGGTGGTTGTATTGGTCAACAGG GTGCACCTGGTGACCCAGCACGGTGAAGAGTTCAGGCGCATGCTGGATGGACGCTGGACCGTGACAACACTGAGTGGGGACATGGGGCCACGTGCTGGCTTTGGCCACCTGGCCCGGTGCCATGACCTGCTCATCTGCACAGCAGAGCTTCTGCAGATGGCACTGACCAGCCCCGAGGAGGAGGAGCACGTGGAGCTCACTG CCTTCTCCCTGATCGTGGTGGATGAGTGCCACCACACGCACAAGGACACTGTCTACAACGTCATCATGAGCCGGTACCTAGAACTTAAACTCCAGAGGGCACGGCCCCTACCCCAGGTGCTGGGTCTCACAGCCTCCCCAGGCACTGGCGGGGCCTCCAAGCTCGATGGGGCCATCGACCACGTCCTGCAG CTCTGTGCCAACTTGGACACGTGGTGCATCATGTCACCCCAGAACTATCGCCCCCGGCTGCAGGAGCACAGCCAACAGCCTTGCAAACAGTACAACCTCTGCCACAGGCGCAGCCAG gatccGTTTGGGGACTTGCTGAAGAAGCTCATGGACCAAGTCCACGACCACCTGGAGATGCCTGAGTTGAGCCGGAACTTTGGGACGCAGATGTATGAGCAGCAGGTGGTGAAGCTGAGCGAGGCTG CGGCTTTGGCCGGGCTCCAGGAGCAGCGGGTGTACGCACTTCACCTGAGGCGCTACAATGACGCGCTGCTCATCCATGACACCGTCCGCGCCGTGGATGCCCTGGCTGCGCTGCAGGATTTCTATCACAGGGAGCACGTCACTAAAACCCAGATCCTGTGTGCCGAGCGCCGGCTGCTGGCCCTGTTCGATG GCCATAAGAATGTGCTGGCCCACCTGGCAACTCATGGCCCAGAGAATCCAAAACTGGAGATGCTGGAAAAGATCCTGCAAAGGCAGTTCAGGAGCTCTGACAGCCCCCGGGGTATCATCTTCACCCGCACCCGCCAGAGCGCACACTCCCTCCTGCTCTGGCTTCAGCAGCAGCCGGGCCTGCAGACTGTGGACATTCGGGCCCAGCTACTGATTGGGGCTGGGAACAGCAGCCAGAGCACCCACATGACCCAG AGGGACCAGCAAGAAGTAATCCGGAAGTTCCGAGATGGAACCCTGAACCTTCTGGTGGCCACGAGCGTGGCAGAGGAGGGGCTGGACATCCCGCAGTGCAACGTGGTGGTGCGCTATGGGCTCCTGACCAATGAAATCTCCATGGTCCAG GCCAGGGGCCGTGCCCGGGCCGATCAGAGTGTGTACTCGTTTGTAGCAACTGAGGGTAGCCGGGAGCTGAAGCGGGAGCTGATCAACGAGGCGCTGGAGATGCTGATGGAGCAGGCAGTGGCTGCTGTGCAGAAGATGGACCAGGCCGAGTACCAGGCCAAG ATCCAGGATCTGCAGCAGGCAGCCCTGACCAAGCGGGCGGCCCAGGCAGCCCAGCGGGAGAGCCAGAGGCGGCAGTTCCCAGTGGAGCACGTGCAGCTACTCTGCATCAACTGCATGGTGGCTGTGGGCCATGGCAGCGACCTACGGAAGGTGGAGGGCACCCATCATGTCAACGTGAACCCCAACTTCTC GATCTACTATAACGTCTCCAGGGATCCTGTGGTCATCAACAAAGTCTTCAAGGACTGGAAACCTGGGGGTGTCATCAGCTGCAGGAACTGTGGGGAG ATCTGGGGACTGCAGATGATCTACAAGTCAGTGAAGCTGCCAGCGCTGAAAGTCCGCAGCATGCTGCTGGAGACCCCTCAAGGGCGGATCCAGGCCAAAAAGTGGTCCCGCGTGCCCTTCTCCGTGCCTGACTTTGACTTCCTGCAGCATTGTGCCCAGAACCTTTCGGACCTCTCCCTGGACTGA
- the DHX58 gene encoding ATP-dependent RNA helicase DHX58 isoform X2, with protein sequence MELRPYQWEVIMPALEGKNIIIWLPTGAGKTRAAAYVAKRHLETVDGAKVVVLVNRVHLVTQHGEEFRRMLDGRWTVTTLSGDMGPRAGFGHLARCHDLLICTAELLQMALTSPEEEEHVELTAFSLIVVDECHHTHKDTVYNVIMSRYLELKLQRARPLPQVLGLTASPGTGGASKLDGAIDHVLQLCANLDTWCIMSPQNYRPRLQEHSQQPCKQYNLCHRRSQDPFGDLLKKLMDQVHDHLEMPELSRNFGTQMYEQQVVKLSEAAALAGLQEQRVYALHLRRYNDALLIHDTVRAVDALAALQDFYHREHVTKTQILCAERRLLALFDGHKNVLAHLATHGPENPKLEMLEKILQRQFRSSDSPRGIIFTRTRQSAHSLLLWLQQQPGLQTVDIRAQLLIGAGNSSQSTHMTQRDQQEVIRKFRDGTLNLLVATSVAEEGLDIPQCNVVVRYGLLTNEISMVQARGRARADQSVYSFVATEGSRELKRELINEALEMLMEQAVAAVQKMDQAEYQAKIQDLQQAALTKRAAQAAQRESQRRQFPVEHVQLLCINCMVAVGHGSDLRKVEGTHHVNVNPNFSQGNRGSERLRDLPKFPQPLSG encoded by the exons ATGGAGCTGCGGCCCTACCAGTGGGAGGTGATCATGCCTGCCCTGGAGGGCAAAAATATCATCATCTGGCTGCCCACGGGGGCTGGGAAGACCCGGGCGGCTGCTTATGTGGCCAAGCGGCACCTAGAGACTGTGGATGGCGCCAAGGTGGTTGTATTGGTCAACAGG GTGCACCTGGTGACCCAGCACGGTGAAGAGTTCAGGCGCATGCTGGATGGACGCTGGACCGTGACAACACTGAGTGGGGACATGGGGCCACGTGCTGGCTTTGGCCACCTGGCCCGGTGCCATGACCTGCTCATCTGCACAGCAGAGCTTCTGCAGATGGCACTGACCAGCCCCGAGGAGGAGGAGCACGTGGAGCTCACTG CCTTCTCCCTGATCGTGGTGGATGAGTGCCACCACACGCACAAGGACACTGTCTACAACGTCATCATGAGCCGGTACCTAGAACTTAAACTCCAGAGGGCACGGCCCCTACCCCAGGTGCTGGGTCTCACAGCCTCCCCAGGCACTGGCGGGGCCTCCAAGCTCGATGGGGCCATCGACCACGTCCTGCAG CTCTGTGCCAACTTGGACACGTGGTGCATCATGTCACCCCAGAACTATCGCCCCCGGCTGCAGGAGCACAGCCAACAGCCTTGCAAACAGTACAACCTCTGCCACAGGCGCAGCCAG gatccGTTTGGGGACTTGCTGAAGAAGCTCATGGACCAAGTCCACGACCACCTGGAGATGCCTGAGTTGAGCCGGAACTTTGGGACGCAGATGTATGAGCAGCAGGTGGTGAAGCTGAGCGAGGCTG CGGCTTTGGCCGGGCTCCAGGAGCAGCGGGTGTACGCACTTCACCTGAGGCGCTACAATGACGCGCTGCTCATCCATGACACCGTCCGCGCCGTGGATGCCCTGGCTGCGCTGCAGGATTTCTATCACAGGGAGCACGTCACTAAAACCCAGATCCTGTGTGCCGAGCGCCGGCTGCTGGCCCTGTTCGATG GCCATAAGAATGTGCTGGCCCACCTGGCAACTCATGGCCCAGAGAATCCAAAACTGGAGATGCTGGAAAAGATCCTGCAAAGGCAGTTCAGGAGCTCTGACAGCCCCCGGGGTATCATCTTCACCCGCACCCGCCAGAGCGCACACTCCCTCCTGCTCTGGCTTCAGCAGCAGCCGGGCCTGCAGACTGTGGACATTCGGGCCCAGCTACTGATTGGGGCTGGGAACAGCAGCCAGAGCACCCACATGACCCAG AGGGACCAGCAAGAAGTAATCCGGAAGTTCCGAGATGGAACCCTGAACCTTCTGGTGGCCACGAGCGTGGCAGAGGAGGGGCTGGACATCCCGCAGTGCAACGTGGTGGTGCGCTATGGGCTCCTGACCAATGAAATCTCCATGGTCCAG GCCAGGGGCCGTGCCCGGGCCGATCAGAGTGTGTACTCGTTTGTAGCAACTGAGGGTAGCCGGGAGCTGAAGCGGGAGCTGATCAACGAGGCGCTGGAGATGCTGATGGAGCAGGCAGTGGCTGCTGTGCAGAAGATGGACCAGGCCGAGTACCAGGCCAAG ATCCAGGATCTGCAGCAGGCAGCCCTGACCAAGCGGGCGGCCCAGGCAGCCCAGCGGGAGAGCCAGAGGCGGCAGTTCCCAGTGGAGCACGTGCAGCTACTCTGCATCAACTGCATGGTGGCTGTGGGCCATGGCAGCGACCTACGGAAGGTGGAGGGCACCCATCATGTCAACGTGAACCCCAACTTCTC gcaaggaaatagaggctcagagaggctacgTGACTTGCCCAAGTTCCCACAGCCACTATCTGGTTGA
- the KAT2A gene encoding histone acetyltransferase KAT2A isoform X2, whose translation MLEEEIYGANSPIWESGFTMPPSEGTQLVPRPASVSAAVVPSTPIFSPSMGGGSNSSLSLDSAGAEPMPGEKRKLPENLTLEDAKRLRVMGDIPMELVNEVMLTITDPAAMLGPETSLLSANAARDETARLEERRGIIEFHVIGNSVTPKANRRVLLWLVGLQNVFSHQLPRMPKEYIARLVFDPKHKTLALIKDGRVIGGICFRMFPTQGFTEIVFCAVTSNEQVKGYGTHLMNHLKEYHIKHNILYFLTYADEYAIGYFKKQGFSKDIKVPKSRYLGYIKDYEGATLMECELNPRIPYTELSHIIKKQKEIIKKLIERKQAQIRKVYPGLSCFKEGVRQIPVESVPGIRETGWKPLGKEKGKELKDPDQLYTTLKNLLAQIKSHPSAWPFMEPVKKSEAPDYYEVIRFPIDLKTMTERLRSRYYVTRKLFVADLQRVIANCREYNPPDSEYCRCASALEKFFYFKLKEGGLIDK comes from the exons ATGCTGGAGGAGGAGATCTATGGGGCAAACTCTCCAATCTGGGAGTCAGGCTTCACCATGCCACCCTCAGAGGGGACACAGCTGGTACCCCGGCCAG ctTCGGTCAGTGCAGCAGTTGTTCCCAGCACCCCCATCTTCAGCCCCAGCATGGGCGGAGGCAGCAACAGCTCCCTGAGTCTGGATTCTGCAGGGGCCGAGCCTATGCCAG GCGAGAAGAGGAAGCTCCCGGAGAACCTGACCCTGGAGGATGCCAAGAGGCTCCGTGTGATGGGCGACATCCCCATGGAGCTAGTCAATGAGGTCATGCTGACCATCACTGACCCTGCTGCCATGCTGGGGCCTGAG ACGAGCCTGCTTTCGGCCAATGCGGCCCGGGATGAGACAGCCCGCCTGGAGGAGCGCCGTGGCATCATTGAGTTCCACGTCATCGGCAACTCGGTGACGCCCAAGGCCAACCGGCGGGTGTTGCTCTGGCTCGTGGGGCTGCAGAATGTCTTTTCCCACCAGCTGCCACGCATGCCTAAGGAGTATATCGCCCGCCTCGTCTTTGACCC GAAGCACAAGACTCTGGCCTTGATCAAGGATGGGCGGGTCATCGGTGGCATCTGCTTCCGCATGTTTCCCACCCAGGGCTTCACGGAGATTGTCTTCTGTGCTGTCACCTCGAATGAGCAGGTCAAG GGTTATGGGACCCACCTGATGAACCACCTGAAGGAGTATCATATCAAGCACAACATTCTCTACTTCCTCACCTACGCGGACGAGTACGCCATCGGCTACTTCAAAAAGCAG GGTTTCTCCAAGGACATCAAGGTGCCCAAAAGCCGATACCTGGGCTACATCAAGGACTACGAGGGAGCGACACTGATGGAGTGTGAGCTGAATCCCCGCATCCCCTACACAGAGCTGTCCCACATCATCAAGAAGCAGAAAGAG ATCATCAAGAAGCTGATTGAGCGCAAACAGGCCCAGATCCGCAAGGTCTACCCGGGGCTCAGCTGCTTCAAGGAGGGAGTGAGGCAGATCCCTGTGGAGAGTGTCCCTGGCATTC GAGAGACGGGCTGGAAGCCattggggaaggagaaggg GAAGGAGCTGAAGGACCCCGACCAGCTCTACACAACCCTCAAAAACCTGCTGGCCCAAATCAAG TCGCACCCCAGTGCCTGGCCCTTCATGGAGCCTGTGAAGAAGTCGGAGGCCCCTGACTACTACGAGGTCATCCGCTTCCCCATTG ACCTGAAGACCATGACTGAGCGGCTGCGAAGCCGCTACTATGTGACCCGGAAGCTCTTTGTGGCCGACCTGCAGCGGGTCATCGCCAACTGCCGTGAGTACAACCCCCCGGACAGCGAGTACTGCCGCTGCGCCAGCGCCCTGGAGAAGTTCTTCTACTTCAAGCTCAAGGAAGGAGGGCTCATTGACAAGTAG
- the KAT2A gene encoding histone acetyltransferase KAT2A isoform X1 — protein sequence MAEPSQAPTPAPAAQPRPLQSPAPAPTPTPAPSPASAPTPTPTPAPAPAPAAAPAGSTGTGGPGVGSGGAGSGGDPARPGLSQQQRASQRKAQVRGLPRAKKLEKLGVFSACKANETCKCNGWKNPKPPTAPRMDLQQPAANLSELCRSCEHPLADHVSHLENVSEDEINRLLGMVVDVENLFMSVHKEEDTDTKQVYFYLFKLLRKCILQMTRPVVEGSLGSPPFEKPNIEQGVLNFVQYKFSHLAPRERQTMFELSKMFLLCLNYWKLETPAQFRQRSQAEDVATYKVNYTRWLCYCHVPQSCDSLPRYETTHVFGRSLLRSIFTVTRRQLLEKFRVEKDKLVPEKRTLILTHFPKFLSMLEEEIYGANSPIWESGFTMPPSEGTQLVPRPASVSAAVVPSTPIFSPSMGGGSNSSLSLDSAGAEPMPGEKRKLPENLTLEDAKRLRVMGDIPMELVNEVMLTITDPAAMLGPETSLLSANAARDETARLEERRGIIEFHVIGNSVTPKANRRVLLWLVGLQNVFSHQLPRMPKEYIARLVFDPKHKTLALIKDGRVIGGICFRMFPTQGFTEIVFCAVTSNEQVKGYGTHLMNHLKEYHIKHNILYFLTYADEYAIGYFKKQGFSKDIKVPKSRYLGYIKDYEGATLMECELNPRIPYTELSHIIKKQKEIIKKLIERKQAQIRKVYPGLSCFKEGVRQIPVESVPGIRETGWKPLGKEKGKELKDPDQLYTTLKNLLAQIKSHPSAWPFMEPVKKSEAPDYYEVIRFPIDLKTMTERLRSRYYVTRKLFVADLQRVIANCREYNPPDSEYCRCASALEKFFYFKLKEGGLIDK from the exons ATGGCGGAACCTTCCCAGGCCCCGACCCCGGCCCCAGCTGCGCAGCCCCGGCCCCTTCagtccccagcccctgccccaacTCCGACTCCTGCACCCAGCCCGGCTTCAGCCCCGACTCCGACTCCCACCCCGgcaccagcccctgccccagctgcAGCCCCAGCCGGCAGCACAGGGACTGGGGGGCCCGGGGTAGGAAGTGGGGGGGCCGGGAGCGGGGGGGATCCGGCTCGACCTGGCCTGAGCCAGCAGCAGCGCGCTAGCCAGAGGAAGGCGCAAGTCCGGGGGTTGCCGCGCGCCAAGAAGCTTGAGAAGCTAGGGGTCTTCTCGGCTTGCAAg GCCAATGAAACCTGTAAGTGTAATGGCTGGAAAAACCCCAAGCCCCCCACTGCACCCCGCATGGATCTGCAGCAGCCAGCTGCCAACCTGAGTGAGCTGTGCCGCAGTTGTGAGCATCCCTTGG CTGACCACGTATCTCACTTGGAGAATGTGTCAGAGGATGAAATAAACCGGctgctggggatggtggtggatGTGGAGAATCTCTTCATGTCTGTTCACAAGGAGGAGGACACAGACACCAAGCAGGTCTATTTCTACCTCTTCAAG CTCCTGCGGAAGTGCATCCTGCAGATGACCCGGCCCGTGGTGGAGGGGTCCCTGGGCAGCCCTCCGTTTGAGAAACCTAATATTGAGCAG GGTGTGCTGAACTTTGTGCAGTACAAGTTTAGTCACCTGGCTCCCCGGGAGCGGCAGACGATGTTCGAGCTCTCAAAGATGTTCTTGCTCTGCCTTAACTACTGGAAGCTTGAGACACCTGCCCAGTTTCGGCAGAGGTCTCAGGCTGAAGATGTGGCTACCTACAAGGTCAATTACACCAG ATGGCTCTGTTACTGCCACGTGCCCCAGAGCTGTGATAGTCTCCCCCGCTACGAAACCACTCATGTCTTTGGGCGAAGCCTTCTCCGGTCCATTTTCACCGTTACCCGCCGGCAGCTGCTGGAAAAGTTCCGAGTGGAGAAGGACAAATTGGTGCCCGAGAAGAGGACCCTCATCCTCACTCACTTCCCCAA ATTCCTGTCCATGCTGGAGGAGGAGATCTATGGGGCAAACTCTCCAATCTGGGAGTCAGGCTTCACCATGCCACCCTCAGAGGGGACACAGCTGGTACCCCGGCCAG ctTCGGTCAGTGCAGCAGTTGTTCCCAGCACCCCCATCTTCAGCCCCAGCATGGGCGGAGGCAGCAACAGCTCCCTGAGTCTGGATTCTGCAGGGGCCGAGCCTATGCCAG GCGAGAAGAGGAAGCTCCCGGAGAACCTGACCCTGGAGGATGCCAAGAGGCTCCGTGTGATGGGCGACATCCCCATGGAGCTAGTCAATGAGGTCATGCTGACCATCACTGACCCTGCTGCCATGCTGGGGCCTGAG ACGAGCCTGCTTTCGGCCAATGCGGCCCGGGATGAGACAGCCCGCCTGGAGGAGCGCCGTGGCATCATTGAGTTCCACGTCATCGGCAACTCGGTGACGCCCAAGGCCAACCGGCGGGTGTTGCTCTGGCTCGTGGGGCTGCAGAATGTCTTTTCCCACCAGCTGCCACGCATGCCTAAGGAGTATATCGCCCGCCTCGTCTTTGACCC GAAGCACAAGACTCTGGCCTTGATCAAGGATGGGCGGGTCATCGGTGGCATCTGCTTCCGCATGTTTCCCACCCAGGGCTTCACGGAGATTGTCTTCTGTGCTGTCACCTCGAATGAGCAGGTCAAG GGTTATGGGACCCACCTGATGAACCACCTGAAGGAGTATCATATCAAGCACAACATTCTCTACTTCCTCACCTACGCGGACGAGTACGCCATCGGCTACTTCAAAAAGCAG GGTTTCTCCAAGGACATCAAGGTGCCCAAAAGCCGATACCTGGGCTACATCAAGGACTACGAGGGAGCGACACTGATGGAGTGTGAGCTGAATCCCCGCATCCCCTACACAGAGCTGTCCCACATCATCAAGAAGCAGAAAGAG ATCATCAAGAAGCTGATTGAGCGCAAACAGGCCCAGATCCGCAAGGTCTACCCGGGGCTCAGCTGCTTCAAGGAGGGAGTGAGGCAGATCCCTGTGGAGAGTGTCCCTGGCATTC GAGAGACGGGCTGGAAGCCattggggaaggagaaggg GAAGGAGCTGAAGGACCCCGACCAGCTCTACACAACCCTCAAAAACCTGCTGGCCCAAATCAAG TCGCACCCCAGTGCCTGGCCCTTCATGGAGCCTGTGAAGAAGTCGGAGGCCCCTGACTACTACGAGGTCATCCGCTTCCCCATTG ACCTGAAGACCATGACTGAGCGGCTGCGAAGCCGCTACTATGTGACCCGGAAGCTCTTTGTGGCCGACCTGCAGCGGGTCATCGCCAACTGCCGTGAGTACAACCCCCCGGACAGCGAGTACTGCCGCTGCGCCAGCGCCCTGGAGAAGTTCTTCTACTTCAAGCTCAAGGAAGGAGGGCTCATTGACAAGTAG
- the HSPB9 gene encoding LOW QUALITY PROTEIN: heat shock protein beta-9 (The sequence of the model RefSeq protein was modified relative to this genomic sequence to represent the inferred CDS: deleted 1 base in 1 codon) has protein sequence MQPIGNTFSESRVASRCPSVGLAERNQVATMPVRLLRESPPAQEDNDHATDGFQMKMDAYGFAPEELVVQVDGQWLMVTGQRQLDGSDPERVSYRMSQKVLPSNLNPTAITCCPIPSRQLWVRGQCVALALSEAHTGPSWRLSLGSKASNLTQ, from the exons ATGCAGCCGATCGGTAACACCTTCTCCGAGAGCCGGGTGGCATCCCGGTGTCCCAGCGTGGGCCTCGCTGAACGGAACCAGGTAGCCACAATGCCGGTGCGGCTGCTCAGGGAGAGTCCGCCAGCGCAGGAGGACAATGATCATGCCACAGAC GGTTTCCAAATGAAGATGGATGCCTACGGCTTCGCCCCGGAGGAGCTGGTGGTGCAGGTGGACGGCCAATGGCTGATGGTGACCGGACAGCGGCAACTGGACGGCAGTGACCCGGAAAGGGTCAGTTACCGCATGTCACAGAAGGTGCTCCCGTCCAACCTGAATCCTACCGCCATAACGTGCTGCCCGATCCCCTCCAGGCAGCTATGGGTCAGAGGCCAGTGTGTGGCGCTGGCTCTCTCTGAAGCCCATACAGGACCGTCCTGGAGACTCAGCCTTGGCTCTAAGGCTTCCAACCTGACCCAGTAA
- the RAB5C gene encoding ras-related protein Rab-5C, which produces MAGRGGAARPNGPAAGNKICQFKLVLLGESAVGKSSLVLRFVKGQFHEYQESTIGAAFLTQTVCLDDTTVKFEIWDTAGQERYHSLAPMYYRGAQAAIVVYDITNTDTFARAKNWVKELQRQASPNIVIALAGNKADLASKRAVEFQEAQAYADDNSLLFMETSAKTAMNVNEIFMAIAKKLPKNEPQNATGAPGRNRGVDLQENNPASRSQCCSN; this is translated from the exons ATGGCGGGTCGGGGAGGCGCAGCACGACCCAATGGACCAGCCGCTGGGAACAAGATCTGTCAGTTTAAACTGGTTCTGCTGGGGGAGTCTGCGGTGGGCAAATCCAGCCTCGTCCTCCGCTTTGTCAAGGGACAGTTTCACGAGTACCAGGAGAGCACAATCGGAG CGGCCTTCCTCACACAGACTGTCTGCCTGGATGACACAACAGTCAAGTTTGAGATCTGGGACACAGCTGGACAGGAGCGGTATCACAGCCTGGCCCCCATGTACTATCGGGGGGCTCAGGCTGCCATCGTGGTCTATGACATCACCAACACA GATACATTTGCACGGGCCAAGAACTGGGTGAAGGAgctacagaggcaggccagcccCAACATCGTCATTGCACTCGCGGGTAACAAGGCAGACCTGGCCAGCAAGAGAGCCGTGGAATTCCAG GAAGCACAAGCCTATGCAGATGACAACAGTTTGCTGTTCATGGAGACATCAGCAAAGACTGCAATGAACGTGAACGAAATCTTCATGGCAATAG CTAAGAAGCTTCCCAAGAACGAGCCCCAGAATGCAACTGGTGCTCCAGGCCGAAACCGAGGTGTGGACCTCCAGGAGAACAACCCAGCCAGCCGGAGCCAGTGCTGCAGCAACTGA